A window of the Blastocatellia bacterium genome harbors these coding sequences:
- a CDS encoding aldehyde dehydrogenase family protein, producing the protein MPSGLAKIYSNLIDGRWVTSSRGATFASINPADTAEVLGYFQQATSDEAREAIEAARAAQPAWAATPPSKRAELLYLVAELMESHAAEWAELLTREEGKTLAESTFEIKRAVANWRFYANQAYLISGDTLPSDEPGVFLYTVREPLGVISVITPWNFPVTIPTRKIAPALVAGNTVVFKPASLTPLMGIKIGEVLVEAGCPNGVFNVLTGPASAIGPELISNPHVSAVTFTGSWDVGDQIQHRVATTCRTQLEMGGKNPIVVLEDADMDLAVACTVQGAFGMTGQSCTATSRAIVVRAVLEQYVEKLVRATKQLVIGNGLQEGVKVGPVADSYQEKTILSYVELGKQEGAELLHGGRKLDGDGFDRGYFIEPTIFGRVRPHMRIAQEEIFGPVLSILEVSDFDEAIHVANDVEYGLSASICTRDLNRAQRFAQMINAGMVKVNQPTTGVAINAPFGGVKKSSTDTFREQGQVAMQFFTRLKTVSVKFR; encoded by the coding sequence ATGCCGTCTGGATTGGCAAAGATTTATAGCAATCTGATTGATGGCCGTTGGGTCACATCGTCACGTGGTGCGACTTTCGCCAGCATCAATCCCGCCGATACAGCGGAAGTTCTCGGATATTTTCAGCAAGCGACGTCCGACGAGGCGCGAGAGGCCATCGAAGCAGCCCGGGCTGCGCAACCGGCGTGGGCTGCTACTCCGCCGTCCAAACGAGCCGAACTACTGTATCTCGTGGCCGAATTAATGGAATCTCACGCTGCTGAATGGGCCGAATTGTTGACGCGTGAGGAAGGCAAGACATTGGCAGAGAGCACGTTTGAAATCAAACGAGCCGTGGCCAACTGGCGGTTCTACGCTAACCAGGCCTATCTGATCAGTGGAGACACACTCCCATCAGACGAGCCAGGCGTGTTTCTGTACACGGTGAGGGAACCACTGGGCGTCATATCTGTGATTACACCCTGGAACTTTCCCGTTACAATCCCTACTCGGAAAATCGCCCCGGCGTTAGTTGCCGGTAACACGGTTGTGTTCAAACCGGCCTCTCTTACCCCGTTGATGGGCATTAAGATTGGCGAGGTTCTTGTGGAGGCCGGATGCCCCAACGGCGTATTCAACGTGTTGACGGGGCCGGCATCGGCGATTGGACCTGAATTGATCAGCAACCCGCACGTCAGCGCCGTGACTTTCACCGGCTCCTGGGACGTGGGTGATCAGATCCAACATCGGGTCGCGACGACTTGTCGTACACAACTCGAGATGGGTGGGAAAAATCCGATTGTCGTGCTTGAAGACGCCGACATGGATTTAGCTGTGGCTTGCACTGTTCAAGGCGCATTCGGCATGACAGGGCAGTCATGCACAGCAACCAGTCGGGCCATTGTGGTTCGTGCCGTACTGGAACAGTACGTGGAGAAACTTGTTCGTGCTACCAAACAATTGGTGATTGGCAATGGGTTGCAAGAAGGTGTAAAAGTCGGCCCAGTTGCTGACAGCTATCAAGAGAAAACAATTCTCAGTTATGTTGAGCTCGGCAAGCAAGAGGGGGCTGAACTGTTACACGGCGGCAGGAAGCTCGACGGTGACGGTTTCGATCGAGGTTACTTCATTGAACCAACGATCTTCGGCCGCGTGCGACCGCACATGAGGATTGCTCAGGAAGAAATTTTCGGCCCGGTGCTGAGCATTCTTGAGGTGAGCGATTTTGATGAAGCAATCCATGTGGCCAATGATGTTGAGTACGGACTTTCAGCCTCCATTTGCACACGTGATCTGAATCGGGCACAACGCTTCGCCCAGATGATCAACGCTGGGATGGTGAAAGTCAATCAGCCAACGACTGGCGTGGCCATCAACGCACCCTTCGGCGGCGTGAAGAAATCAAGCACTGACACATTTCGCGAGCAAGGGCAGGTGGCTATGCAGTTTTTTACACGGTTAAAAACGGTCTCGGTGAAGTTTCGTTGA
- a CDS encoding aspartate dehydrogenase, with amino-acid sequence MNIGLIGFGTIGRAIAQAIHAGRAGQVELGCVLVRDLNKISSMDVGLVAGRITTSADQFFAASLDVIIEAAGHAAVRQYAERTLRSGRDFLMVSVGAFVDDELLSCVKRAAAQSGRRLMIPSGALGGLDAISSAAIGALKEVTLVVRKPPVAWKGTQAEEAALRAAIEPVCFFEGTAREAAASYPQNVNVAAALSLAGVGLDQTRVRIYADPAVEHNTFELQARGDFGEIKLELKNRPYPGNPKTGHLVVMSLIKAIRRLQDSVVVGF; translated from the coding sequence ATGAATATCGGTTTGATTGGATTCGGGACAATCGGTCGCGCAATCGCCCAAGCCATCCACGCTGGTCGTGCTGGGCAAGTTGAGTTAGGCTGTGTGTTAGTTCGTGATCTGAACAAAATCAGCTCAATGGATGTTGGGTTGGTTGCTGGTCGAATCACAACAAGCGCCGACCAATTCTTTGCTGCGAGCTTGGACGTGATAATCGAGGCGGCGGGACATGCAGCCGTGCGTCAATATGCTGAGCGCACATTGAGGAGTGGACGCGATTTTTTAATGGTTAGTGTTGGCGCCTTTGTGGACGATGAACTTCTCTCCTGCGTGAAACGGGCGGCTGCCCAGAGCGGGCGTCGGCTGATGATCCCTTCGGGCGCGCTCGGTGGACTGGATGCCATCTCGTCGGCTGCAATCGGGGCGCTCAAAGAAGTGACACTGGTCGTTCGCAAACCACCCGTTGCCTGGAAAGGAACGCAGGCTGAAGAAGCTGCATTGCGCGCTGCAATAGAACCGGTCTGTTTTTTTGAAGGGACGGCACGAGAAGCTGCTGCCTCGTATCCTCAAAATGTCAATGTCGCCGCCGCTTTGAGCTTAGCCGGTGTTGGGCTGGATCAGACGAGAGTCAGAATTTACGCTGACCCGGCAGTCGAACACAACACATTTGAGCTTCAGGCTCGCGGTGATTTCGGCGAGATCAAGCTTGAATTGAAGAATCGTCCGTATCCGGGCAATCCGAAAACAGGTCACCTTGTGGTGATGAGTTTGATCAAAGCGATACGACGTTTGCAAGATTCCGTCGTTGTAGGATTCTGA
- a CDS encoding iron-containing redox enzyme family protein produces MSNADAFLNQLKAARDEWHSKDHPFIDLWAEGKLTKKQTAVYVVMHYHFVTQYLNWLAFIWALCPEKDVKDSILENLKEEEDPADRHLEMLIDYAEACGVTRHEVINAKVLPWTQALTDWGWRFVYQNPWQVSCASLMIGLESQPPHIYPRIIPSLHNNYGWKPDDPAIRFFRGHVAADEIHSARGFQMTEKYCNTHELQRAAIEGVRTAAQKRWNHMNGIYWYAVYGKEDDTPNR; encoded by the coding sequence ATGTCAAACGCAGATGCATTTTTGAATCAACTGAAAGCGGCACGTGACGAATGGCATAGCAAGGATCACCCATTCATTGATTTGTGGGCAGAGGGGAAACTGACCAAAAAGCAGACAGCTGTTTATGTGGTCATGCACTATCATTTCGTCACCCAGTATTTGAACTGGCTCGCGTTCATCTGGGCGCTTTGTCCCGAAAAGGATGTGAAAGACAGTATCCTTGAGAATCTCAAGGAAGAGGAAGACCCGGCGGACCGTCACCTGGAGATGTTGATTGATTATGCCGAGGCATGTGGCGTCACACGCCATGAAGTGATCAATGCTAAGGTGCTGCCTTGGACACAAGCATTGACCGATTGGGGATGGCGGTTTGTCTATCAGAATCCTTGGCAAGTTTCATGCGCTAGTTTGATGATCGGCCTTGAGTCGCAACCTCCACACATATACCCGCGCATCATCCCTAGCCTCCATAATAATTACGGTTGGAAGCCAGACGATCCAGCCATCCGATTCTTCCGTGGCCACGTCGCTGCTGATGAGATTCATAGTGCGCGTGGATTTCAGATGACTGAAAAGTATTGTAATACACATGAACTGCAACGTGCGGCTATCGAAGGGGTGCGAACGGCTGCGCAGAAGCGTTGGAACCACATGAACGGGATTTATTGGTATGCTGTTTACGGCAAAGAGGACGATACGCCAAATCGTTAA
- the ggt gene encoding gamma-glutamyltransferase yields MVASSQPLAVEAAIHVLRNGGNAIDAAVTATAMLSVVEPMSTGLGGDCFALMYIAKEHRLFALNGSGRAPSYASADDLIRQGLTHIPAESPHSVTVPGALHGLVQCLERFGTITLDQVLAPAIECAESGFPVSELAAQQWSRAACKLSRHAESARVYLPHGRAPRPGEVFRNPELAHTLRRIAHHGITAFYQGDIGHAIAASVQHLGGSLTLNDLQAHRSDWVEPITTCYRGHDVVELPPNTQGLLALMALNIVEGFPLTQMGHHSVDYLHSLIEAMKLALTDAQTYIADPDEPLPLSKLISKSYAQTRRTQIHPTQPLIPATLPPYSGDTAYVAVVDEQRNVVSMISSVYKLFGAGITVPGTGLVLQNRGACFTLEPNHPNRLGPGKRPYHTIIPAMMLRKGRPWACFGIVGGMMQAQAHLQVISNLVDFDMNPQAALDAPRFRILESGQLALEKGITADVQKQLAARGHRLTPNAAEEGFGGGQLIIISNDVLLGASDPRKDGCAIGY; encoded by the coding sequence ATGGTGGCATCCAGCCAGCCACTGGCCGTCGAGGCTGCGATTCACGTCTTGCGCAACGGAGGGAATGCCATTGACGCGGCCGTGACAGCCACTGCCATGCTTTCTGTCGTTGAGCCGATGTCTACCGGGTTGGGGGGCGACTGTTTCGCCTTAATGTACATTGCTAAAGAACATCGGCTCTTTGCCCTGAACGGGAGTGGCCGAGCGCCAAGCTATGCCTCGGCTGACGATTTGATCAGACAAGGCTTGACTCACATTCCGGCCGAGAGTCCTCATAGTGTGACCGTGCCTGGTGCCCTTCACGGTCTTGTACAGTGTTTAGAACGATTCGGCACAATCACATTGGACCAAGTCCTTGCTCCCGCCATCGAGTGTGCCGAAAGCGGCTTCCCCGTATCCGAACTAGCAGCACAGCAGTGGAGCCGTGCTGCTTGCAAACTCTCACGCCATGCAGAATCGGCACGGGTTTATCTGCCACATGGCCGGGCACCACGCCCCGGCGAAGTCTTTCGCAATCCTGAGCTGGCTCATACACTCAGGCGCATCGCACACCATGGGATCACTGCGTTTTATCAAGGGGATATCGGTCATGCGATTGCTGCCTCGGTTCAGCATCTGGGAGGGTCACTAACGTTAAACGACCTTCAAGCGCATCGCTCAGATTGGGTTGAGCCAATCACCACATGCTATCGTGGACATGATGTAGTCGAATTACCACCAAACACTCAGGGACTGTTAGCTCTGATGGCCTTGAATATCGTTGAAGGCTTTCCCCTCACTCAGATGGGACATCATTCCGTTGACTATCTTCACAGCCTGATTGAGGCAATGAAACTCGCCTTGACTGACGCACAGACATATATTGCTGATCCAGATGAGCCATTGCCGCTAAGCAAACTTATCTCCAAATCCTATGCACAAACGCGACGCACCCAGATCCACCCGACACAGCCGCTGATTCCTGCAACGCTCCCACCTTACTCTGGCGATACCGCCTACGTCGCTGTCGTGGATGAACAACGAAATGTTGTCTCCATGATCAGCAGTGTGTACAAGCTCTTTGGCGCTGGCATCACTGTGCCGGGAACAGGTCTAGTACTACAAAATCGTGGCGCTTGTTTTACGCTTGAGCCCAATCACCCAAATCGCTTGGGCCCAGGCAAGCGACCTTATCACACAATCATCCCCGCCATGATGCTACGCAAGGGTCGCCCATGGGCCTGCTTTGGCATCGTCGGCGGCATGATGCAGGCCCAAGCCCATCTTCAGGTTATCTCCAACCTTGTAGACTTCGACATGAACCCGCAAGCAGCCCTGGACGCACCACGTTTTCGGATTCTTGAATCCGGTCAACTTGCTCTGGAAAAGGGCATCACAGCAGATGTGCAAAAACAACTCGCCGCCAGGGGACATCGGTTGACACCAAATGCGGCTGAAGAAGGATTCGGCGGCGGCCAACTCATTATCATCTCTAACGATGTCCTGCTTGGCGCTTCCGATCCCCGCAAGGACGGGTGCGCTATCGGATACTAA
- a CDS encoding peroxiredoxin yields MFTWWSLYRSVPYEGTLEELSQNGRFSEVTTVADVTNEPQQGAEQAGNRAASEEEPRSRISMRRITMITKGVSHLILLATCLGLAGVSVVWGSDGGPNVGEKAPDFRLPYATHETIVYDPQKGISLSQYRGKIVVLAFYPADWSPGCTTEVCTLRDSFRDLDKLGAVILGISGDYVFSHHEWAKHHGLTFPLLSDHDHTVAKAYASYMGPPLGYNKRTIYVIDGQGIVRYRDLEFKHDDPTDYEMVRKVIEKLKSSQS; encoded by the coding sequence ATGTTTACATGGTGGAGCTTATATCGCTCAGTTCCCTATGAAGGGACCCTAGAGGAGTTAAGTCAAAACGGCAGATTTAGTGAAGTCACAACTGTTGCTGATGTGACAAACGAGCCGCAGCAGGGTGCTGAACAAGCCGGTAATCGAGCAGCATCCGAGGAGGAACCACGCTCTAGAATTTCAATGAGGAGAATAACCATGATCACAAAGGGAGTGAGTCATTTGATTTTGTTAGCGACGTGCCTAGGACTTGCTGGTGTGAGTGTTGTTTGGGGAAGCGACGGTGGGCCCAACGTCGGCGAGAAAGCGCCTGACTTCCGGCTTCCATACGCCACACATGAAACGATTGTATACGACCCGCAAAAAGGCATCAGCCTTTCACAGTATCGTGGTAAGATTGTCGTACTGGCCTTTTATCCTGCCGATTGGTCTCCGGGTTGTACAACGGAGGTATGCACTCTCCGCGATTCATTCCGTGATTTGGACAAACTGGGCGCTGTGATTTTGGGTATCAGTGGTGACTATGTGTTCTCTCATCATGAATGGGCCAAGCATCATGGCTTGACGTTTCCTCTGCTCTCGGATCACGATCACACTGTTGCTAAGGCTTATGCTAGTTATATGGGGCCACCATTAGGCTACAACAAGCGAACCATCTACGTGATTGATGGCCAAGGCATCGTGCGCTATCGCGATCTTGAGTTCAAACATGACGATCCAACTGATTATGAGATGGTGCGAAAAGTGATTGAAAAATTGAAATCAAGCCAATCCTAA
- a CDS encoding heme-binding protein, which translates to MASELTLERVEQCLRQGKAKAKELNVEAAIVVVDAAGHLVGALRMDNALWVTPEIAQAKAATAAAFRATTAELEERWKARPWFAMSVVGLGPGRFLVGKGAVPIIENGCVIGAVGVSGGIPADLDHQIAEAAVIA; encoded by the coding sequence ATGGCAAGTGAACTAACACTTGAGCGAGTCGAGCAGTGCTTGAGACAAGGAAAGGCCAAAGCCAAAGAACTGAATGTGGAAGCTGCGATTGTTGTCGTTGATGCTGCTGGGCATCTCGTCGGAGCGCTGCGTATGGACAATGCGTTGTGGGTGACACCGGAAATCGCGCAAGCCAAAGCAGCTACAGCCGCGGCATTCCGCGCCACAACAGCCGAACTCGAAGAGCGATGGAAAGCAAGGCCATGGTTTGCAATGAGCGTTGTTGGGTTGGGTCCAGGGCGATTTCTCGTTGGCAAAGGGGCCGTGCCGATCATCGAGAATGGATGTGTGATTGGCGCTGTCGGCGTCAGTGGTGGCATTCCGGCTGATCTTGACCACCAGATTGCTGAAGCTGCTGTCATCGCTTAG